A part of Gouania willdenowi chromosome 2, fGouWil2.1, whole genome shotgun sequence genomic DNA contains:
- the LOC114477326 gene encoding vascular endothelial growth factor C-like: MWIPAVFLWLLNISNLSSGQDYTDYYQTGNKGTEAPVLPDHRPSLETVNTMDELLQLLYPEYSLIQHCMMKRSWDSSSSPAFSTSSVSPLALPNVEDLWGQTREKAVYRLDGTLGVILEEIQRTSCQPREVCVEVAKEYPESTSQFYLPRCVALHRCGGCCTSEAFYCTNTSHTLVNKTLMELSPPRMDRTVVMVTFINHTSCECLSKRPLHSIIRRAAADHLCSPPEHPCASGSLWDPVNCVCVSADTINDSERETEALDAGLLALCGPNRVLTESTCECVCENGLTEASCDPGWKLDHNTCECQCEGQVGGKLCPPGQRWDEELCGCVCAANCPGNQPLNPDTCLCQCRESQHSCLRQGKRFNSNTCSCFKLPCRKPRRVCQTGFYYSHQVCQCIPNYMRPEWK; encoded by the exons GCCCCCGTGCTGCCAGACCACCGGCCCAGTTTGGAAACCGTGAACACTATGGATGAGCTACTCCAGCTCCTGTACCCCGAGTACAGCCTGATTCAGCACTGCATGATGAAGAGGTCATGGGACAGCTCTTCCTCGCCGGCATTTTCCACCTCCTCTGTGAGCCCTTTGGCTCTCCCTAACGTGGAGGATCTGTGGGGTCAGACGAGGGAGAAGGCTGTGTATAGACTGGACGGGACATTAGGAG TCATTCTCGAGGAGATCCAACGAACCTCGTGCCAGCCCAGAGAAGTCTGCGTGGAGGTGGCCAAAGAATACCCAGAATCCACCAGTCAGTTCTACCTCCCCCGCTGCGTGGCCCTGCACCGCTGTGGCGGCTGCTGCACCAGCGAAGCTTTCTACTGCACCAACACGAGCCACACTCTAGTCAACAAGACG TTGATGGAATTGTCCCCGCCCAGGATGGATCGCACCGTCGTCATGGTGACCTTCATCAACCACACATCATGCGAGTGCCTCTCCAAGAGGCCGCTTCACTCCATCATCAGACGAGCAGCGGCAGACCATCT gtgttccCCTCCTGAACATCCGTGCGCCTCGGGGTCCTTGTGGGATCCAGTGAACTGTGTTTGTGTCTCCGCAGACACAATAAACGACTCGGAGAGAGAAACAG AGGCGCTGGACGCGGGTCTGCTGGCTCTCTGCGGGCCCAACCGAGTCCTCACAGAGTCCAcctgcgagtgtgtgtgtgagaacggACTGACGGAGGCCAGCTGTGATCCAGGCTGGAAACTGGACCACAACACGT GTGAATGCCAGTGTGAAGGCCAGGTGGGGGGGAAGTTGTGCCCTCCTGGCCAGCGGTGGGACGAAGAGCTCTGTGGCTGCGTCTGCGCAGCTAACTGCCCCGGGAATCAACCCCTCAACCCCGACACCTGCCTCTGCCAGTGCAGAGAGAGTCAGCATTCGTGTCTGCGACAAGGCAAGAGGTTTAACTCCAACACGTGCAG TTGCTTCAAATTGCCTTGCAGAAAGCCCAGACGAGTTTGCCAGACCGGCTTTTATTACAGTCACCAAGTGTGCCAGTGCATCCCTAACTACATGAGGCCGGAGTGGAAGTGA